A stretch of DNA from Bacillota bacterium:
GCTGCCTGGAACTGGGTGCCTTTGCAGTGGTGGTGGGGAGTGCCATCACGCGGCCCCACCTGATAACCCGGCGGTTTGTCGAAGCGCTTGGCGGTGCGGGAAAGGATCAAGGAAGTTGAGCCGGAAACCGCAGGGGGAGGGGAACCCGCTGTGTCGCGGCCTCCGCTCCTGGCTCGTCTTCATAGCACCCTGGCGGCCCTGACGGACTCCGAGCAGAAGGTGGCGATGGCTGTTCGCCGCGATCCCCAGGCGACAGTCTACGCTTCCGTGACGGAGCTTGCCGCAGCGGCCGGCGTGGGGGAGACAACGGTACTCCGCTTCGCGCGAAAGCTGGGTTTTCAGAGCTATCAGGCCTTCAAGATCGAACTGGCCCGTGACATCTTTTCGGAGGGCTCCGGCGAAACCAGCCACGCGGGGCAGCCTGACAAACCCGACCTCCTGCGTCGAGCCACGGAGAACAACCAGAAGGTGATCGTCGACACGTACCGGCTGCTTGACCGTCGGACTTTCACAAAAGCGGTGGAGTTTCTGGCCGCGGCCAGGGAAATACACTTCTATGGGGTCGGCCACTCCGGCATTACGGCGCAGGACGCCAGCCGTTCCTTCTGGCGCATGGGTTTGCCGGCACGCGCTTTTCTCGACGCCCATTTTCAGTTGATGGATGCATCAAGGCTGACCTCGCTGGATGCTGCGGTCGGGCTCTCGGTCTCAGGCAGTACCCGGGATACCATTGAATGCCTCGACGTGGCTCGCAGCCGCGGGGCTCACACGATAGCCATCACGGGTTACGCA
This window harbors:
- a CDS encoding MurR/RpiR family transcriptional regulator produces the protein MSRPPLLARLHSTLAALTDSEQKVAMAVRRDPQATVYASVTELAAAAGVGETTVLRFARKLGFQSYQAFKIELARDIFSEGSGETSHAGQPDKPDLLRRATENNQKVIVDTYRLLDRRTFTKAVEFLAAAREIHFYGVGHSGITAQDASRSFWRMGLPARAFLDAHFQLMDASRLTSLDAAVGLSVSGSTRDTIECLDVARSRGAHTIAITGYAQAPIARVADVVLVTATREMPLQAGSFTSKIGQLHMLDLLLRAVVQARPEAALKYQEETGRAISRRLY